In a single window of the Caulobacter soli genome:
- the mug gene encoding G/U mismatch-specific DNA glycosylase: MEKPLPDIVAPGLDVVFCGLNPGLSAAAEGHHFVGRSNRFWRVLHLAGFTPEQIAAEHDASLLTYGLGITSVVERPTAGVDDLARSEFVAAAGGFEAWVRRWTPRYVAFLGKAAYAAMMGRREVAWGRQVEPFGGAVAWVLPNPSGRNLAFSQAALVAAYRELRDEAVQPLPPPSARVRSTLA, translated from the coding sequence ATGGAAAAGCCTCTTCCCGACATCGTCGCGCCCGGCCTGGACGTCGTCTTCTGCGGGCTGAACCCGGGGCTCTCGGCGGCCGCGGAGGGGCATCACTTCGTCGGGCGTAGCAACCGGTTCTGGCGCGTCCTGCATCTGGCGGGCTTCACCCCCGAGCAGATCGCGGCCGAGCACGACGCCAGCCTGCTGACCTACGGCCTGGGGATCACCAGCGTGGTCGAGCGGCCGACCGCCGGCGTCGACGACCTGGCGCGGTCGGAGTTCGTGGCCGCCGCCGGAGGGTTCGAGGCCTGGGTCCGTCGTTGGACGCCGCGTTACGTGGCCTTCCTGGGCAAGGCGGCCTATGCGGCGATGATGGGCCGCCGGGAGGTGGCCTGGGGGCGCCAGGTCGAACCCTTCGGCGGCGCCGTCGCCTGGGTGCTGCCCAATCCCAGCGGCCGCAATCTCGCCTTCAGCCAAGCCGCGCTGGTCGCCGCCTATCGCGAGCTGCGCGACGAGGCCGTTCAGCCCCTGCCGCCGCCCAGCGCCCGGGTCAGGTCGACACTAGCCTGA
- a CDS encoding DNA-3-methyladenine glycosylase, protein MKFVPLARSELPVDTAAMARFLIGKAVVRETSEGVLSGRIVETEAYIVGDAAGHTFRGMTPRTRSLFLEPGHAYIYLNYGTSYMLNVSSEAAGIGAGVLIRALEPLEGVAIMQRNRGTDQLRDLARGPGRLAQALEIGPWANGLDLCQKGPLWLAQGDGEPGDIGQGVRIGLTRDADRPLRFYVRGNRFVSGPKSLNV, encoded by the coding sequence TTGAAGTTCGTCCCGCTGGCGCGCTCGGAGCTGCCCGTCGACACGGCCGCCATGGCTCGCTTCCTGATCGGCAAGGCGGTGGTGCGCGAGACGTCCGAGGGCGTGCTCAGCGGCCGCATCGTCGAGACCGAGGCCTATATCGTCGGCGACGCGGCCGGGCACACGTTCCGGGGCATGACGCCAAGAACCCGGTCGCTGTTTCTCGAACCCGGGCACGCCTACATCTATCTGAACTACGGCACGTCCTACATGCTGAACGTCTCGAGCGAGGCGGCCGGGATCGGGGCGGGCGTGTTGATCCGGGCGCTGGAACCGCTGGAGGGCGTGGCGATCATGCAGCGCAATCGCGGGACCGATCAGTTGCGCGACTTGGCGCGAGGGCCGGGGCGACTGGCCCAGGCGCTGGAGATCGGACCATGGGCCAACGGTCTGGACCTTTGCCAGAAGGGGCCGTTGTGGCTGGCTCAAGGCGATGGCGAACCCGGCGACATCGGGCAGGGCGTGCGGATCGGGCTCACGCGGGACGCGGACCGGCCCCTGCGGTTCTATGTTCGCGGCAACCGGTTCGTCAGCGGTCCGAAGTCGCTCAACGTCTAG
- a CDS encoding nuclear transport factor 2 family protein, whose protein sequence is MEDQDVRRALDRHWAASDAGDLEAEHAIYREDAVLDYPQSGERIHGRRGIQSSRAAQPSQKRFTVRRIVGAGDLWVTELVLTYDGRPSYTVSVMEFLDGQVARETQYFGDPFEPGASRAQWVELTR, encoded by the coding sequence ATGGAAGACCAGGACGTTCGAAGGGCTCTGGACCGTCATTGGGCCGCCTCCGATGCGGGCGACCTGGAGGCGGAACACGCGATCTACCGCGAGGACGCGGTGCTGGACTATCCGCAGTCGGGCGAGCGCATCCATGGGCGGCGAGGGATCCAGTCGTCCCGCGCCGCGCAGCCCAGCCAGAAGCGCTTCACGGTTCGACGGATCGTGGGCGCAGGCGATCTGTGGGTGACGGAGCTGGTCCTGACCTATGACGGCCGGCCGTCCTATACCGTCAGCGTCATGGAGTTCCTCGACGGGCAGGTTGCCCGTGAGACCCAGTATTTCGGCGATCCGTTCGAGCCGGGCGCGTCGCGCGCGCAATGGGTGGAGCTGACGCGTTGA